The sequence GGCCCCGTACGAGACCGTGGAGATGCCCTATGGGACCCAGGTATTATGGCCCGATCACTGCGTGCGGGGCACCGAGGGGGCGGCCTTCCACAAGGATCTGCGCACCGATGGCGACCTGATCATCCGCAAGGGCTTCCGCCCCGCAATCGACAGCTATTCCGGCTTCTATGAAAACGACAAGGCCACGCCCACCGGGCTGGAGGGCTACCTGCGCAGCCGGGGCATAACCCGGCTGACTCTGGCCGGACTGGCCACCGATTTTTGCGTTGCCTTCACGGCGCTGGACGCCGCCCGGCTTGGGTTTGAGGTGAC is a genomic window of Leisingera caerulea DSM 24564 containing:
- the pncA gene encoding bifunctional nicotinamidase/pyrazinamidase, which translates into the protein MTQALIVVDVQNDFCPGGALAVPGGDEVVAPINAMMDRFDAVILTQDWHPAGHSSFASAHPGKAPYETVEMPYGTQVLWPDHCVRGTEGAAFHKDLRTDGDLIIRKGFRPAIDSYSGFYENDKATPTGLEGYLRSRGITRLTLAGLATDFCVAFTALDAARLGFEVTVDLAACRAIDLDGSLQAALDQMKEAGIALQS